In the Candidatus Hydrogenedentota bacterium genome, CCTTCCGTTCTACAACGACCTGACAAAAGATCAGCAACAGACGGTTATCGATCGCATTCTCACGTTTGATCCTGCGGTTGTATCGTAGTCCAAGACGGCGAGGAGGCAGCTCGCCATAAACAGAAGGCGCTCACGAGAGTTCTTCACGGCGCAGTCTCCATGTCTTGCACGTACACACTTCGCGCAGGTACGTTGTTGCGTCGGCGTAAACTGCGCCTTACAGCCGGCCCTTGCGTCGTAAATCGTCCTCGATCGCTTCGACAACAATCTGAAACCGATCTTTGTTGGATTCACTGAGCGAAACCAGATTTTTATGCGCGTTGAGGATCATGAATGCAACATCCACCTGCGAGTCCGGCACGTCAGGCAACGAGTCCAATTCGCCGCGAATAGGCGTATCTACGTCCAGAATGGTGAATAGCGTCTGAAAGCTCATCGTTTGAAGGACATTCAGCACCCGTCCTTGCTGAGCAATAATTGTCGGCTTGGTACCGAACCCAGACTTACAGCGCTTCCCCAATTCCGCCAGCAGCCCCAGATTCGTGCTGTCGATTCCTTTCGCTTCCGTCAGGTCAATCAACACGCTGCTTCCTGGCGCCGGCGTCTGGAACAAGTTGTCGACATAGGCACGAAGCGACTTGCTGAGCGGAAATGTCCATTCGTCCGTGTAGCCAATCGATCCCACAAACTTCAGGACATGTACATCGCCGAACGTGGCCGAGAGGACTTGTCCGGTAGACATGAATGGAACTTCCCTTTCGTCATTACGCTGCATCAGACACACACGACCGGGCGTATTGTTCATCGGCAAGTCCGGGATGTCAATACCAGCAAGATAGGACGGCCTGCGTGACGATGTATTCCGGACAGGCCTGTTGACTAGCTAGGACGGCGACACTACAATCCGCCGATCCGGTCACCTTCCTCACTTGGCGCCGCCATTGCCACCGATTCATGCAATCTCTGGTTTGCTGGCCATTCGGAGTGGCGAACGTCCAACCGCAGGGGATAGACCGCAATTTGCATCGGCGCGATTGCGTCGATTGCGGGCCGGATTTGCCGAACCGGAATAATGTTGGTTCCATAGGCTGAAAGAAGCAATTGTGAAGCACTCGATGAAGATACCCGCATTTTTGTCCCTGATCGTCGCGGTCGCATCGTGGGGGCTGGCCCCCGTATTCATCCGTCTGCTTCGAAACGCATACGACCCCTACTCGCAGGCATTCATTCGGTATCTATTCGCGACTTTGGTCTTGGTGGCGATCTGCACGATCTGGTTTCGCCGTGAATTCTTCGCGTTGCTGCGAAATCCGCTGTCTCTGATGGGACTTGCCTGCATCAATATCGCTCATCAGATTACCTGGACGCTCGGATGCTACCGCGCCTCGGCCACCCTCGCACAACTGATCGTCCAAGTTGGCGTCATTTTTGTCATCCTCTTCAGCTACGTGCTCTTTCACGAAGAGCGAGCGGTTATCCTAAGCCCTCTGTACCTGATCGGCACTACCCTGAGTCTCGTGGGAGTGGCCGTCGTGCTTACGGGAGGAAGAGACACCTCCGGCGCCATCGGACTTGGAACCGCCACCTTGTTGCTGATCCCAGCATTGTGTTGGGGAGCATACGCGGTTTGGGCTAAGCACCTTGTCACGAATTGCCACCCCATCCCCATGTTCGCCGCCTTGTCCATCTTCATTACGCTGGGTACTGGAATTACGGCCTTTCTATTCGGAGAGCCCTCGTGCATCGCGAGAGCCAGCGGACAGATCCTCTTTCTGACGTTCATCTCCGGACTCTTACCGATTGCCATCGCCCACACTTCGTTCCATTTCGCACAGAAATATCTCGGGGCAGCCTTCAGTAGTAGCTGCAACATCCTCTCGCCATTGCTCACTTACTTGTTGGCAGCCCTGTTCCTTGACGACGTTCCCCTGACTCTTCCGCAATGGGCAGGCGCCGGGATTCTGCTCTCCGGAACACTGATGGTTGTGAGAAAGCGAGCAGCCGTGCAGTCCGAGGAGGACATCGCACCGTGCTGACGCCGGGATAGTCTTCTTTCACTCGAATCCTATTCAGATCCTATCGACATCCCTATCCATCTTGACTGGTACGGTTTGCAGCTCCAGACCGTAATCCCATACAGCGTGCCCTACCGCGCGCGTGAAATCTCTTGCATTTTTGTCAATAATTTACTATACTCCAGCTACGTAAGAGCAGCCAGGAGTACCGGGTCCGCCATGAAGCAAACCCACTCCAAACAGGAACGGATCATTGAAGCCGTCCGGCATGGACTGGAGGGCATCGCCGCTGTTGAGTTTGTTCAGAAGAGCGGCTATGCCATGACTACTGCGGGAATTGCCCGGAATCTCAGGATGCTAGGGGGACGTGGCCGCATTCAAACGTTGATCAACGAGGGAATGTCCAACATCGAAGTTCTGCAAACGTGCTTTCCGGATGCGGACCTGTCGCACTTGCGGCCGGAACCGCCGACCCAGGGGGAGCTTTTCGCGGGGCAAGCCGAGCCGAGAGCCGGCTCGTTTGTGCCATTGCGAGAAGACACTCCGTACGAGACGAGGAAAATGGCAATCAAAGTACCCGCCGACTTGTACGAAGCGATCCGCCTTGCTGCCAAGGCGGAAGGAATGAGCCAAAACGACTTAATCGTTGAGGTTCTCACCAGCGCGCTATCGCGCCTCCCCGGACCCTTTGGGGATGCTGAGCACCATAGGGGATAGGTTCACGGCCAACAGCGAATCGTCCCGCTTGCGATAGGGTACAGGTGGGGCCTTGCGATAGCATTTGCAGCGAAGAATGCTCGGTGGTGACGCAACTACACGAAGAGGCGAGCAATACGCTCGAAGTGGCATGAACGAGTCCTTCATGGCCAGCTACATGGCGCGAATCAGTCACGATCGGTACCTGCCACACGTCTCTGGTCTCTTGTCAACGCTGGGAAGCGTGTGCCAATTCTGGTCGTCCTGGAAATTGCGCCGCCTGCACTAGAAGCGTGTTAGGTCACACTACTGGCCGGCTCTTCTTGGAAATCTGCTCGCGAACCATTCGTGCGTTTCTCCGCATACCCGTCAACTTGGCCCGCATGATGGGCGTTCCCGCGAACTCGTCCAAGAACTCGTCTTCCGTCAGATTCTCCAAATGCAGCAGACTGGGATTCGCATGGCCTTCGCGCGCATGGAATTCGCTTTCGGTGGTCAGCTTGACCCGTTTATTCCATGGGCAGACCTCCTGACAAATGTCGCAGCCAAAGACC is a window encoding:
- a CDS encoding STAS domain-containing protein codes for the protein MSTGQVLSATFGDVHVLKFVGSIGYTDEWTFPLSKSLRAYVDNLFQTPAPGSSVLIDLTEAKGIDSTNLGLLAELGKRCKSGFGTKPTIIAQQGRVLNVLQTMSFQTLFTILDVDTPIRGELDSLPDVPDSQVDVAFMILNAHKNLVSLSESNKDRFQIVVEAIEDDLRRKGRL
- a CDS encoding DMT family transporter gives rise to the protein MKHSMKIPAFLSLIVAVASWGLAPVFIRLLRNAYDPYSQAFIRYLFATLVLVAICTIWFRREFFALLRNPLSLMGLACINIAHQITWTLGCYRASATLAQLIVQVGVIFVILFSYVLFHEERAVILSPLYLIGTTLSLVGVAVVLTGGRDTSGAIGLGTATLLLIPALCWGAYAVWAKHLVTNCHPIPMFAALSIFITLGTGITAFLFGEPSCIARASGQILFLTFISGLLPIAIAHTSFHFAQKYLGAAFSSSCNILSPLLTYLLAALFLDDVPLTLPQWAGAGILLSGTLMVVRKRAAVQSEEDIAPC